The Corticium candelabrum chromosome 18, ooCorCand1.1, whole genome shotgun sequence genome includes a region encoding these proteins:
- the LOC134193823 gene encoding transmembrane protein 87A-like has protein sequence MARYFVELWCFVIGVYLVVCVSGSPSPGVKSQEFSLTADSKSNGRFNFSISISSALETGGNISAYLHDLNCSTSSANDDVKIKFNWTLAIVRTSCALEMSPKEEDTTREESLSTSGPKSCSCKPDGYLNLENLVVVFKSAAPKKSGLTAEAQQSKDNNVDITSANTETGSNVESDKERNVHKRAIPESHGDPVSNDQNSGSTNKKTTHVICPANKTRIYVMQWNISFSFVAVKESTTFSGKMVVEMKNTNGYLSSLDYPLWQLYAGLVGIYSFYALLWLIMMAMNWTDLIRIQYWIGAVIALGMVEKCVYFSAFNDMKDSGKLNDNQYVFAQLVSCLKRTLARILVIVVSTGFGIVKPRLGPMLNKLAAVGLVYFSLCALAGYFDAKTEKVGDENNEIIVGIPIIVIDAGICYWIALSLTGTMRALRVRQNLVKLSLYRHFTVAILGSIAVSIVFLVWSLYVFNSGKCVTDWHEIWLKEGFWHILFCFLLLIIMVIWRPSNNAARYAYSPVIDVDTEEMEQLPSDAYEGMRLRDMNPGEEKDKQRKSTTAEDDLKWVEEHIPSGVDAALPSLLDSDEELMTTKFEMSKLD, from the exons ATGGCAAGGTACTTTGTTGAGCTATGGTGTTTTGTCATCGGAGTGTATCTGGTTGTATGTGTGAGTGGAAGTCCTAGCCCAGGTGTCAAATCTCAAGAGTTT AGTCTGACGGCTGATAGCAAGAGCAATGGAAGATTTAACTTTTCAATCAGCATTTCATCAGCTTTAGAAACGGGAGGAAACATTTCTGCCTATCTTCATG ATTTGAATTGTTCTACAAGTTCAGCCAATGATGATGtgaaaataaaatttaacTGGACGCTGGCAATAGTGAGAACAAGTTGTGCTCTGGAGATGAGTCCTAAG GAAGAAGATACGACAAGAGAAGAGTCGCTATCGACATCAGGTCCAAAGTCATGTTCTTGCAAACCTGACGGTTATCTTAATTTGGAG AACTTAGTAGTTGTATTTAAATCGGCTGCTCCAAAAAAATCAGGACTTACAGCTGAAGCACAGCAAAGCAAGGACAACAATGTTGATATTACATCTGCTAACACAGAAACTGGCAGTAATGTTGAAA GTGATAAAGAAAGAAATGTACATAAACGAGCTATACCCGAGAGTCATGGTGATCCTGTTAGCAATGATCAAAATTCTGGTTCTACTAACAAGAAGACGACTCATGTG ATATGTCCTGCGAACAAAACACGTATTTACGTCATGCAGTGGAATATAAGCTTTAGTTTTGTGGCAGTTAAAGAGTCTACAACATTTTCTGGCAAAA TGGTTGTAGAAATGAAGAATACCAATGGATATCTATCATCTTTGGACTACCCCTTGTGGCAG CTATATGCAGGCTTGGTTGGTATTTATTCATTCTATGCTCTGCTGTGGCTCATCATGATGGCTATGAACTGGACGGATTTGATCAGAATTCAG TACTGGATTGGTGCTGTAATTGCTCTAG GCATGGTGGAGAAATGTGTATATTTTAGTGCATTTAATGACATGAAAGACTCAGGCAAATTGAATG ACAATCAATACGTCTTTGCTCAGTTGGTGTCGTGTCTGAAACGAACCCTGGCGAGAATCCTTGTTATAGTAGTCAGTACAGGATTTGGCATAGTGAA ACCTCGTCTTGGACCTATGTTGAACAAACTTGCAGCTGTTGGTTTAGTGTATTTTTCTCTGTGTGCACTTGCAGGCTACTTTGATGCAAAAACg GAGAAAGTGGGTGATGAAAACAATGAAATTATAGTAGGCATTCCTATTATAGTTATCGATGCTGGTATTTGTTATTGG attgctctatcTCTCACAGGTACCATGAGAGCTCTCAGAGTACGTCAGAATTTGGTGAAGCTGTCTCTTTATAGGCACTTTACCGTTGCTATTCTTGGTAGTATTGCAG TTTCCATTGTTTTCCTTGTGTGGAGTCTTTATGTCTTCAATTCAGGAAAATGCGTCACG GACTGGCATGAGATTTGGTTAAAGGAAGGATTTTGGCATATCTTGTTCTGCTTTTTGCTTCTTATCATTATGGTTATTTGGAGACCTAGCAACAACGCAGCCAG ATATGCTTACTCACCGGTGattgatgttgacactgaGGAGATGGAGCAATTACCATCTGATGCATATG AGGGCATGAGGCTTCGTGACATGAATCCTGGTGAAGAGAAAGATAAGCAACGGAAGTCAACTACAGCT GAGGATGACTTGAAATGGGTTGAAGAACATATTCCCAGTGGAGTAGATGC GGCACTGCCTAGTCTATTGGATTCTGATGAG GAACTGATGACAACAAAGTTTGAAATGTCTAAGTTGGACTAA
- the LOC134194014 gene encoding uncharacterized protein LOC134194014 isoform X2 — protein sequence MANDDEVRDPLINTVKDPRFAHPHPQIAPGLYRHKDVRTFKVELSTAEQEIYESVHVNQDVAKLCRRIEMSWDVLYRTDEDFGIEVYSLFCPEKGRLDLNEKISFYYGDRRYHAEVMQDAILLLAEATETIPERDSQRVPVVPTEEQRHMDGDSEIVGIETVEEQRQTIAGEQNGGINTLASITNQRALLWISSLACLYHDDSRWTKIFAIFGRFVIAALMLLYVAYIVWNPKLHHFWSINVGIRLFSLRHMQDVIGKLPQTVVDDRWPEINWFVTKCAVCGFLVIFLPAAVLIPDLVYPKCHQGFDSEDKHLVNMTASVEYTSYFIFSFVNLPVFLYILMLVKNYITSIDSYKTWLLNIATDVDTAYEKFRKIQRLIRDSSNVLHWVLSLMFLLQLVFISMSLWHAVYRWELQFGNGTSTGCALPPEAFRSTLITLTHLLCVYIFPLYYISKIPQQVRLLLEDIHLFECREEVLIRDERVKAQVIGVVQSGLKIIPRFTVFRRIPISKLSTAIILVLVAPVLTIVWATVFKR from the exons ATGGCTAATGATGATGAAGTTCGAGATCCTTTGATCAATACAG TCAAAGACCCAAGGTTTGCTCATCCTCATCCTCAGATCGCTCCTGGACTTTATCGACATAAAGATGTCAGGACATTCAAAGTTGAACTTTCTACGGCAGAACAAGAGATTTACGAATCTGTTCATGTGAATCAAGATGTGGCAAAGCTGTGCAGACGAATAGAAATGTCATGGGATGTTCTCTACCGAACAGATGAAGATTTTGGCATTGAAGTATACTCTCTCTTTTGTCCAGAAAAAGGGCGTCTTGATCTGAACGAGAAGATTAGCTTTTATTATGGTGATAGGCGTTATCATGCTGAGGTCATGCAGGATGCAATATTACTTCTAGCCGAAGCAACTGAAACGATACCAGAAAGAGACTCTCAAAGAGTGCCAGTTGTACCTACTGAAGAACAGAGACACATGGACGGAGATTCTGAAATAGTGGGGATTGAAACAGTTGAGGAGCAGAGACAGACTATTGCTGGAGAGCAGAATGGGGGCATTAATACACTTGCTAGTATTACTAACCAGAGAGCACTACTATGGATATCTTCTCTTGCTTGCCTTTACCATGATGATTCTAGATGGACCAAGATATTTGCTATATTTGGTCGGTTTGTTATTGCTGCCTTGATGCTGCTATATGTAGCATATATTGTGTGGAATCCAAAACTTCATCACTTTTGGTCAATTAATG TTGGCATTCGCTTGTTTTCCTTACGTCATATGCAAGATGTAATTGGTAAATTACCTCAAACAGTTGTGGACGACAGGTGGCCTGAAATCAACTGGTTTGTAACCAAGTGTGCCGTTTGTGGATTTCTTGTCATTTTTCTTCCAGCTGCTGTCCTTATTCCAGACTTGGTATATCCGAAATGTCACCAAGGTTTTGATAGTGAAGACAAGCATCTTGTTAACATGACAGCATCAGTGGAGTACACGTCTTACTTCATATTTTCTTTTGTTAATCTACCAGTGTTTCTGTACATCTTAATGCTTGTTAAGAATTACATCACTTCAATTGATAGCTACAAGACGTGGTTGCTCAATATTGCTACTGATGTTGATACAGCATATGAGAAGTTTCGGAAAATTCAACGCCTTATTAGGGATTCAAGCAATGTGCTACATTGGGTGTTGTCACTGATGTTTTTGCTTCAGTTGGTGTTTATTAGCATGAGTTTGTGGCATGCTGTCTATCGTTGGGAACTTCAATTTGGCAATGGTACTTCAACAGGGTGTGCATTGCCACCAGAGGCATTTCGATCAACATTAATAACACTGACACATCTTCTTTGCGTTTACATTTTTCCTCTTTATTACATTTCAAAAATACCTCAACAGGTAAGATTATTGCTGGAAGACATTCATTTATTTGAATGTAGGGAAGAGGTGCTCATTAGAGACGAACGTGTTAAGGCTCAAGTTATTGGAGTAGTGCAGTCAGGATTGAAGATTATTCCACGATTCACTGTTTTTAGGAGAATCCCGATTTCGAAACTGTCTACTGCCATCATTTTAGTGTTGGTAGCACCTGTTTTAACAATTGTATGGGCAACTGTTTTTAAGCGCTAA
- the LOC134194014 gene encoding uncharacterized protein LOC134194014 isoform X1 produces the protein MANDDEVRDPLINTVKDPRFAHPHPQIAPGLYRHKDVRTFKVELSTAEQEIYESVHVNQDVAKLCRRIEMSWDVLYRTDEDFGIEVYSLFCPEKGRLDLNEKISFYYGDRRYHAEVMQDAILLLAEATETIPERDSQRVPVVPTEEQRHMDGDSEIVGIETVEEQRQTIAGEQNGGINTLASITNQRALLWISSLACLYHDDSRWTKIFAIFGRFVIAALMLLYVAYIVWNPKLHHFWSINGNSWGDMYHVVEGAYFFFMYLVGIRLFSLRHMQDVIGKLPQTVVDDRWPEINWFVTKCAVCGFLVIFLPAAVLIPDLVYPKCHQGFDSEDKHLVNMTASVEYTSYFIFSFVNLPVFLYILMLVKNYITSIDSYKTWLLNIATDVDTAYEKFRKIQRLIRDSSNVLHWVLSLMFLLQLVFISMSLWHAVYRWELQFGNGTSTGCALPPEAFRSTLITLTHLLCVYIFPLYYISKIPQQVRLLLEDIHLFECREEVLIRDERVKAQVIGVVQSGLKIIPRFTVFRRIPISKLSTAIILVLVAPVLTIVWATVFKR, from the exons ATGGCTAATGATGATGAAGTTCGAGATCCTTTGATCAATACAG TCAAAGACCCAAGGTTTGCTCATCCTCATCCTCAGATCGCTCCTGGACTTTATCGACATAAAGATGTCAGGACATTCAAAGTTGAACTTTCTACGGCAGAACAAGAGATTTACGAATCTGTTCATGTGAATCAAGATGTGGCAAAGCTGTGCAGACGAATAGAAATGTCATGGGATGTTCTCTACCGAACAGATGAAGATTTTGGCATTGAAGTATACTCTCTCTTTTGTCCAGAAAAAGGGCGTCTTGATCTGAACGAGAAGATTAGCTTTTATTATGGTGATAGGCGTTATCATGCTGAGGTCATGCAGGATGCAATATTACTTCTAGCCGAAGCAACTGAAACGATACCAGAAAGAGACTCTCAAAGAGTGCCAGTTGTACCTACTGAAGAACAGAGACACATGGACGGAGATTCTGAAATAGTGGGGATTGAAACAGTTGAGGAGCAGAGACAGACTATTGCTGGAGAGCAGAATGGGGGCATTAATACACTTGCTAGTATTACTAACCAGAGAGCACTACTATGGATATCTTCTCTTGCTTGCCTTTACCATGATGATTCTAGATGGACCAAGATATTTGCTATATTTGGTCGGTTTGTTATTGCTGCCTTGATGCTGCTATATGTAGCATATATTGTGTGGAATCCAAAACTTCATCACTTTTGGTCAATTAATGGTAACTCCTGGGGTGACATGTACCATGTGGTTGAAGGTGCGTACTTCTTTTTTATGTATCTAGTTGGCATTCGCTTGTTTTCCTTACGTCATATGCAAGATGTAATTGGTAAATTACCTCAAACAGTTGTGGACGACAGGTGGCCTGAAATCAACTGGTTTGTAACCAAGTGTGCCGTTTGTGGATTTCTTGTCATTTTTCTTCCAGCTGCTGTCCTTATTCCAGACTTGGTATATCCGAAATGTCACCAAGGTTTTGATAGTGAAGACAAGCATCTTGTTAACATGACAGCATCAGTGGAGTACACGTCTTACTTCATATTTTCTTTTGTTAATCTACCAGTGTTTCTGTACATCTTAATGCTTGTTAAGAATTACATCACTTCAATTGATAGCTACAAGACGTGGTTGCTCAATATTGCTACTGATGTTGATACAGCATATGAGAAGTTTCGGAAAATTCAACGCCTTATTAGGGATTCAAGCAATGTGCTACATTGGGTGTTGTCACTGATGTTTTTGCTTCAGTTGGTGTTTATTAGCATGAGTTTGTGGCATGCTGTCTATCGTTGGGAACTTCAATTTGGCAATGGTACTTCAACAGGGTGTGCATTGCCACCAGAGGCATTTCGATCAACATTAATAACACTGACACATCTTCTTTGCGTTTACATTTTTCCTCTTTATTACATTTCAAAAATACCTCAACAGGTAAGATTATTGCTGGAAGACATTCATTTATTTGAATGTAGGGAAGAGGTGCTCATTAGAGACGAACGTGTTAAGGCTCAAGTTATTGGAGTAGTGCAGTCAGGATTGAAGATTATTCCACGATTCACTGTTTTTAGGAGAATCCCGATTTCGAAACTGTCTACTGCCATCATTTTAGTGTTGGTAGCACCTGTTTTAACAATTGTATGGGCAACTGTTTTTAAGCGCTAA